In Bosea vestrisii, the following are encoded in one genomic region:
- a CDS encoding Ldh family oxidoreductase, which translates to MSTRGDRSMRLAIEDARSLAYRALTAVGANDAVAASLTAATIAAELSGRSAVGFAHLPDYLDGLIAGRIVATAEPEISFPALAAIRIDAREGIAQLGFDRAFDELRARAASYGLVLLLQTNSFSAGELGYYTRRLAEAGLVAFAATNGPANVAAGRSRRAVYGTNPISFAAPMAGAPPLVIDQSSSATAFVNVRRAAEAGEAIPAGWAIGVDGQPTTDARAALKGALLAFGGERGANIALMVEILAAGLTGANWSLDAPPFAEGNRSLGAGLFILALKPELLAPDFSTRLAAHAARLSALGVHIAGQKERHTDIELPEALVEAIERYGRK; encoded by the coding sequence ATGTCGACGCGTGGGGATAGGTCAATGCGGTTGGCGATCGAGGATGCGCGCAGTCTGGCGTATCGAGCTCTGACCGCCGTGGGAGCGAACGATGCGGTCGCCGCTTCTCTGACTGCTGCGACAATCGCTGCGGAGCTATCCGGACGTTCTGCCGTCGGATTCGCACATCTGCCCGACTATCTCGACGGCCTCATAGCGGGGCGCATCGTGGCGACTGCCGAACCCGAGATCAGCTTTCCGGCGCTCGCTGCTATCCGCATCGATGCCAGGGAGGGCATCGCCCAGCTCGGCTTCGATCGGGCCTTCGACGAGTTGCGGGCGCGCGCAGCCAGCTATGGCCTTGTCCTTCTCCTGCAGACGAACAGCTTCTCAGCCGGGGAGCTGGGTTATTATACGCGGCGCCTCGCCGAGGCTGGGCTCGTGGCGTTTGCCGCGACCAACGGGCCGGCCAATGTCGCTGCCGGCCGAAGCCGCCGGGCGGTCTACGGCACGAACCCCATATCCTTCGCCGCCCCGATGGCGGGCGCGCCGCCGCTCGTCATCGACCAGTCCTCCAGCGCGACTGCTTTCGTCAATGTAAGGCGTGCCGCGGAAGCCGGTGAAGCCATTCCAGCTGGTTGGGCTATCGGCGTGGACGGCCAGCCGACGACCGATGCCCGAGCGGCTCTCAAGGGTGCGCTTCTCGCATTCGGTGGCGAACGCGGCGCCAACATCGCTTTGATGGTCGAGATCCTGGCCGCCGGTCTGACGGGCGCGAACTGGTCGCTCGACGCGCCGCCCTTCGCGGAAGGCAATCGATCGCTCGGTGCCGGTCTCTTCATCCTGGCGCTGAAGCCGGAGCTTCTGGCGCCTGACTTCTCCACCCGCCTGGCGGCGCATGCCGCGCGCCTATCCGCGCTAGGCGTCCATATTGCGGGGCAAAAGGAGCGCCACACGGATATAGAGCTGCCCGAAGCGCTCGTGGAAGCCATTGAACGCTATGGGC